One Aneurinibacillus migulanus genomic region harbors:
- a CDS encoding DUF5316 domain-containing protein, protein MKTLISMGIGLVILLAIFAITQDYTATMKYASYAGGAFIIIAAITTGILGSGDRIRANYSDDTDWKMRMNVSWYCFLIGIINLTGSFMTWYFFLKPPF, encoded by the coding sequence ATGAAAACGTTGATTTCAATGGGGATAGGCTTGGTTATTCTACTGGCTATTTTCGCTATTACACAGGATTATACGGCAACTATGAAATATGCATCGTATGCAGGGGGAGCATTTATTATTATTGCGGCAATTACTACAGGCATTTTAGGAAGTGGAGATAGAATTCGTGCGAACTATTCAGATGACACGGATTGGAAAATGCGCATGAATGTCAGTTGGTATTGCTTCTTAATCGGGATTATAAATCTTACAGGTAGCTTTATGACTTGGTATTTCTTCCTTAAGCCTCCATTTTAA
- the asnB gene encoding asparagine synthase (glutamine-hydrolyzing), protein MCGIAGWIDWQADLSGQSAILEGMAESLVPRGPDSEGIWTSPHAGFAHRRLAVVDPEGGAQPMSRTYDNETYTMVYNGELYNTDDLRNELLERGYRFFTTSDTEVLLVSYIEWGDECLEKLNGIYAFAIWSHKAESVFLARDRLGVKPLFYTQQGSSFIFGSEIKALLAHPAVKPEISKEGLCEIFGLGPARTPGHGIFNNVFELLPASYLLHTRHGMKTKRYWSLESHTHADNLETTIATIRHLLSDSITRQLVADVPVCTLLSGGLDSSAISAFAAQAFRERGMGPLHTFSIDYVDNDVYFKPNEFQPNADAPWAKRVSEHIGSIHHNIYFDTPHLIESLPAALHARDLPGMTDIDGSLYLFCGEIKKKATVALSGECADEVFGGYPWFHREEALSATIFPWARNLKEKMKFFSSALHAEVNLEAYVKGRYEEALDEVPRLPGEEGHAARIREMFYLNLTRWMPTLLDRKDRMSMAVGLEVRVPFCDHRLVEYMWNVPWAMKTHGEREKGILRQALHGVLPNDVLMRRKSPYPKTHNPSYLATVRDRALAVLNDESSPILPFINVKAVREFANLDLTSVHMPWFGQLMNVPQFFAYLVQVDMWMRNYKITVK, encoded by the coding sequence ATGTGCGGAATCGCAGGGTGGATAGACTGGCAGGCCGACCTCAGCGGGCAAAGCGCCATACTTGAAGGCATGGCCGAGTCGCTCGTTCCCCGTGGTCCTGACAGCGAAGGAATCTGGACATCGCCGCACGCCGGTTTCGCCCACCGTCGCCTTGCAGTGGTCGATCCTGAAGGCGGCGCACAGCCGATGAGCCGGACGTACGACAACGAGACATACACGATGGTATATAACGGTGAGCTATACAATACGGATGATTTACGTAACGAGTTATTGGAGCGCGGATATCGCTTCTTCACTACATCTGATACGGAAGTTCTGCTTGTTTCCTATATCGAATGGGGAGATGAATGTTTAGAGAAACTCAATGGCATTTACGCTTTTGCAATTTGGTCACACAAAGCCGAGAGCGTATTTCTCGCCCGTGACCGTCTTGGCGTCAAACCTTTGTTTTACACACAACAAGGCTCAAGCTTTATTTTCGGTTCAGAAATCAAAGCGCTACTTGCCCATCCGGCAGTGAAACCGGAGATCAGTAAGGAAGGGCTGTGTGAAATCTTCGGCCTAGGTCCCGCTCGCACCCCGGGGCACGGCATATTCAATAATGTGTTCGAGTTACTGCCTGCCTCGTATTTATTGCATACACGCCACGGAATGAAAACAAAACGTTATTGGTCGCTGGAAAGCCATACTCATGCTGATAATTTGGAGACGACAATTGCCACTATCCGTCACCTGCTTAGCGATAGTATTACGCGTCAGCTTGTGGCGGATGTACCTGTCTGCACCCTTCTATCCGGTGGGCTTGACTCCAGTGCTATTTCCGCATTTGCGGCGCAGGCGTTTCGTGAACGCGGTATGGGGCCCCTGCATACCTTCTCCATCGACTACGTAGACAATGACGTATATTTTAAGCCGAATGAGTTTCAACCGAACGCTGACGCTCCCTGGGCCAAACGCGTCTCGGAGCATATCGGTTCCATTCATCACAATATTTATTTCGATACACCCCACCTGATCGAATCTTTGCCTGCCGCACTGCATGCGCGCGATTTGCCAGGCATGACGGATATCGATGGTTCTCTGTATTTGTTTTGTGGAGAGATTAAGAAGAAAGCGACAGTCGCGTTATCAGGCGAATGTGCGGACGAAGTGTTCGGGGGATATCCGTGGTTCCACAGAGAAGAAGCACTCTCTGCTACCATTTTTCCATGGGCACGCAATCTAAAGGAAAAGATGAAGTTCTTCTCTTCTGCACTGCATGCGGAAGTAAATCTCGAAGCCTATGTGAAGGGTCGGTATGAAGAAGCACTCGATGAAGTGCCCCGCCTACCGGGAGAAGAAGGTCATGCGGCACGCATTCGTGAGATGTTCTATCTAAACCTAACACGGTGGATGCCAACGTTACTGGATCGAAAAGACCGTATGAGCATGGCGGTAGGTCTTGAGGTGCGCGTACCATTCTGTGATCATCGTCTAGTGGAATATATGTGGAATGTGCCATGGGCCATGAAAACGCATGGCGAGAGGGAGAAAGGTATTCTGCGTCAGGCACTCCATGGCGTACTGCCGAACGATGTACTAATGCGTCGCAAAAGCCCTTATCCGAAAACACACAATCCTTCTTATCTGGCAACCGTACGAGATAGGGCCCTGGCTGTTCTGAACGATGAGTCCTCACCCATTCTTCCGTTCATCAATGTGAAAGCCGTAAGAGAATTCGCCAATCTGGACTTAACATCCGTTCATATGCCCTGGTTCGGTCAATTGATGAATGTTCCGCAATTTTTCGCATACCTGGTGCAGGTGGATATGTGGATGCGAAACTATAAAATAACTGTAAAATAG
- a CDS encoding FAD-dependent oxidoreductase yields MTTSTDKAKKTLTADAYECEATYDVVVYGGDPEAVAAAAAAARRGSKVALVNPDPELGKLITRGWLTYLDIPPVAGEVKKPEKFDTAAQGIFQEWWKDASDGTFYRSLSVEKARAAFDKLASHPNITRYDNARLIEVIKSGSTIISIGIALLCTMNVKIHAKQFVDGSADADFAVKAGAEYTIGQGDIGAPERWQPPSLEFKVGNVDWETWRTVSGNAGVADPTIGDSSHYGGFRNKIEHEFSLNTDLEHEPNTFVRNPNMCKPAGQEWVFINALLIWGVNPLDQCSYDEGYARGKREAQNFINWAKEIDPSTGKANLPGFENAYVPDDWAPELYVRETRHIKTDYMLTGEDALMSNWYSDAIAQGSYGLDVQAHDRNEALSSAYTEVKGFDHSHYGRPWDYGNDNPASYSIPMSTILPVGLDNLTVAGRSSGYTTIAMSSVRVIPTGMSVAEAAGALATFAIEQKMNPRQVHRDTAMREAYLKDLVQFNQPYYHVIYGNPHNITGWTDIPSYSSKVPHGVDSEWWFDCWLNAYNSGVVFPYYGNTENPRDPNWFGHTPGDYITSAEVTYMVKESIYRYARDEWRRSEVQSRLEKLSTDTTDKVGRNGATRAMLMPIMTTPPPDGEAWGKAEQMCLLSPEALANMPEERLLIKAEAAHLIGWYIKMLKAGCIAFE; encoded by the coding sequence ATGACTACATCTACCGATAAAGCGAAGAAGACACTGACAGCAGATGCATATGAATGCGAAGCGACTTACGACGTAGTGGTATATGGCGGCGATCCGGAAGCAGTTGCAGCAGCTGCAGCAGCAGCTCGTCGCGGTAGTAAGGTAGCGCTAGTAAATCCTGACCCGGAACTGGGTAAGCTCATTACACGCGGCTGGCTTACCTATCTGGATATACCCCCGGTAGCAGGAGAGGTTAAGAAGCCCGAGAAGTTTGATACTGCTGCCCAAGGGATTTTTCAAGAATGGTGGAAGGATGCGAGTGATGGAACGTTCTACCGTTCGTTAAGCGTGGAGAAAGCACGGGCGGCGTTTGATAAACTAGCTTCGCACCCTAATATTACCCGCTATGACAATGCCAGATTGATTGAGGTTATAAAATCTGGAAGTACAATTATAAGTATTGGTATCGCTCTATTGTGTACAATGAATGTCAAAATCCACGCGAAGCAGTTTGTGGATGGTTCGGCAGATGCCGACTTTGCCGTAAAAGCGGGCGCTGAATATACAATCGGACAGGGTGACATTGGAGCACCTGAGCGGTGGCAACCACCTTCTTTAGAATTTAAAGTAGGGAATGTAGATTGGGAGACATGGCGTACTGTTTCCGGGAATGCCGGGGTAGCTGATCCGACAATCGGGGATAGCAGCCATTATGGCGGCTTCCGCAACAAGATAGAGCACGAGTTTAGTCTTAATACAGATTTGGAACATGAACCGAATACGTTCGTGCGCAACCCTAACATGTGTAAGCCTGCAGGGCAAGAGTGGGTATTCATTAATGCGCTGCTTATCTGGGGCGTAAATCCGCTGGATCAATGCTCTTATGATGAAGGCTATGCCCGTGGAAAGCGTGAAGCGCAGAACTTTATTAACTGGGCGAAGGAAATTGATCCGTCTACCGGCAAAGCGAATTTGCCGGGATTTGAAAATGCGTATGTTCCAGACGATTGGGCGCCAGAGCTCTACGTGCGGGAAACACGTCATATTAAAACGGATTACATGCTTACAGGCGAGGATGCGCTTATGAGTAACTGGTACAGTGACGCAATTGCGCAGGGAAGCTACGGCCTGGACGTTCAGGCGCATGATCGCAATGAAGCGCTTTCTTCTGCATATACGGAAGTAAAAGGTTTTGATCATTCTCACTACGGCAGACCGTGGGACTATGGCAACGATAACCCGGCATCTTACAGTATCCCCATGTCTACCATCCTTCCAGTAGGGCTGGATAATTTGACAGTAGCAGGGCGTTCATCTGGCTATACCACGATTGCTATGTCCTCTGTCCGTGTAATTCCGACAGGCATGAGCGTAGCTGAGGCAGCGGGCGCTTTGGCTACCTTTGCGATAGAGCAGAAAATGAACCCGCGACAGGTACACAGGGATACAGCTATGCGTGAGGCATATCTTAAAGACTTGGTACAGTTCAACCAACCGTATTACCATGTCATATATGGAAACCCGCATAATATTACTGGATGGACGGACATACCGAGCTACTCATCCAAGGTCCCGCATGGCGTAGATAGCGAATGGTGGTTCGATTGCTGGTTGAATGCATATAACTCAGGTGTAGTGTTCCCTTATTATGGAAATACGGAAAATCCGCGTGACCCTAACTGGTTTGGACATACGCCTGGGGACTATATAACGTCTGCGGAAGTCACCTATATGGTAAAAGAGTCAATTTATCGATATGCTCGTGATGAGTGGAGGCGTTCGGAGGTGCAGAGCCGTCTGGAGAAACTATCCACTGATACAACTGATAAAGTGGGACGTAATGGCGCAACAAGGGCTATGCTGATGCCGATAATGACTACACCTCCGCCGGACGGTGAAGCATGGGGGAAAGCTGAACAGATGTGCTTGCTATCTCCTGAAGCATTAGCGAATATGCCAGAGGAACGTCTGCTTATCAAAGCAGAAGCTGCGCACCTTATCGGCTGGTATATTAAGATGCTGAAGGCGGGCTGCATAGCATTCGAATAA
- a CDS encoding helix-turn-helix domain-containing protein — protein MEFSKIGALIRDIRKSLKITQAEIASGICTQGLISRIEKGELIPSADILYKIAKKLGLDVNYFFHHAETPSLTYIEEVMYQVRRFIRERNYHEVEEIIKIEMKNPLFQMPTFKQFLLWHKGICTYYIQADVEKAMSLIQEALNLSETGNNAYSEREIEILNSIAILHSEAGQHKEAIETLEKAMAHLKNVSYKKDVHIEIRLLYSLAKFLSFEEAYADSIQHCERGSKLCLQYESFYLYGELTFQHGYNLMKLGQKKEAIVYFYKARSIFQLQNNSDFVSYIDEEMSYLK, from the coding sequence ATGGAGTTCTCCAAAATAGGAGCACTTATTAGAGACATACGAAAGTCATTAAAAATAACACAAGCAGAGATTGCAAGTGGAATTTGCACTCAGGGATTAATTAGCAGAATTGAAAAAGGAGAACTCATCCCTTCAGCCGATATTTTATATAAGATTGCAAAAAAACTAGGACTGGATGTGAATTATTTCTTTCATCATGCAGAAACTCCAAGTCTTACGTATATAGAGGAAGTTATGTATCAAGTGCGCAGGTTTATTCGAGAGCGGAACTATCATGAAGTAGAAGAAATCATAAAGATAGAGATGAAGAACCCACTATTTCAAATGCCCACCTTTAAGCAATTCTTACTTTGGCACAAAGGAATCTGTACATACTACATACAAGCAGATGTAGAAAAAGCTATGAGTCTTATACAAGAAGCGCTTAATTTAAGTGAAACGGGCAATAACGCTTATTCAGAACGTGAGATTGAAATTTTGAATAGCATAGCTATTTTACATAGCGAAGCAGGTCAGCATAAAGAGGCGATTGAAACTTTAGAAAAAGCAATGGCGCATCTAAAAAATGTATCCTATAAAAAGGATGTACATATAGAAATTAGATTGCTGTATAGCTTGGCCAAGTTTCTATCGTTTGAAGAGGCTTATGCTGATTCGATTCAGCATTGTGAAAGAGGAAGTAAGCTATGCCTTCAATACGAATCTTTCTATTTGTATGGGGAATTAACATTTCAACACGGCTACAATTTAATGAAGCTAGGTCAAAAGAAAGAAGCAATTGTATATTTTTATAAAGCCCGAAGCATTTTTCAACTACAGAACAATTCAGATTTTGTTTCTTACATAGATGAGGAAATGAGCTACTTGAAATAA
- the secD gene encoding protein translocase subunit SecD, giving the protein MVNWRNAGALFLTIFIILFFAVATGTKIAKHTTLGLDLRGGFEILYEISPLSEKQQVTKRTLSDAAKALNNRVNALGIAEPDIQVEGENRIRVRLAGVTDQKKARDVIGKPANLTFRDSKGNIVMNGNDLAEKGANGVFDQMQRPIIVLHFKDPKKFANVTKKYVGQRIAIFLDEELLTAPTIRDIIVDGKAQIDGQDSIEEAKELAAILNAGALPVKMKEVFSTSVGAKLGQEALQNGVEAGIIGTIIVLLFMIVYYRMPGVIACITLVAYIYLLLLMQNLMGATLTLPGIAAFILGIGMAVDANIIMYERIKEELRSGKSYLSALRAGSKRSLSTILDANVTSIIASLVLFYFGSSAIRGFAVILILSIIVSMVTAVAGSRFLMNLAVRSNLFNKPGYYGVKERDIREL; this is encoded by the coding sequence GTGGTGAATTGGAGGAATGCAGGAGCTCTCTTTTTAACTATTTTTATAATACTATTTTTTGCTGTTGCTACAGGTACAAAAATAGCTAAGCATACAACCCTTGGGTTAGATTTGCGAGGGGGATTTGAAATTCTATATGAGATATCCCCATTAAGCGAAAAGCAGCAAGTAACAAAACGAACATTAAGTGATGCAGCAAAAGCACTGAATAACCGAGTAAATGCCCTTGGAATAGCAGAGCCTGATATTCAAGTTGAGGGAGAAAATCGTATTCGCGTACGTTTGGCTGGTGTTACAGATCAGAAAAAGGCACGCGATGTCATCGGTAAACCTGCTAACCTTACCTTCCGTGATAGTAAGGGGAACATTGTAATGAACGGTAATGATTTAGCGGAGAAGGGGGCAAACGGGGTCTTTGACCAGATGCAGCGTCCAATCATCGTACTTCATTTTAAAGATCCTAAGAAATTTGCAAATGTAACAAAAAAATATGTTGGTCAACGTATAGCTATTTTTCTTGATGAAGAGCTACTTACAGCACCAACTATTAGAGATATTATTGTGGATGGCAAAGCCCAAATAGATGGGCAAGATTCAATCGAAGAAGCGAAAGAACTAGCCGCAATTCTCAATGCCGGCGCGCTTCCGGTTAAGATGAAAGAAGTATTCTCGACAAGCGTTGGGGCAAAACTCGGACAAGAAGCCCTGCAAAATGGGGTAGAGGCTGGCATTATCGGTACGATTATCGTTCTGTTGTTTATGATTGTGTATTATCGTATGCCGGGCGTCATTGCCTGCATCACATTGGTAGCCTATATTTATCTGCTGCTTCTCATGCAGAATCTCATGGGCGCTACCCTTACGTTACCGGGCATTGCCGCCTTTATACTTGGGATCGGGATGGCAGTTGATGCCAACATTATTATGTATGAACGGATTAAAGAAGAGCTGCGAAGCGGTAAATCGTACCTTTCCGCATTGCGGGCCGGTTCCAAGCGTTCTTTAAGCACGATTCTGGATGCGAACGTAACGAGCATCATCGCTTCCCTTGTGCTGTTCTATTTCGGTTCGAGTGCGATACGCGGGTTTGCGGTCATTCTTATCCTGAGCATTATTGTGAGCATGGTTACAGCGGTGGCGGGCTCTCGTTTCTTAATGAATCTGGCCGTACGCTCCAATCTGTTCAACAAGCCCGGCTATTATGGGGTAAAGGAGCGTGATATCCGTGAATTATAA
- a CDS encoding YjdF family protein, which produces MRLTVYFDGQFWIGVTEFEESSKMKACRYIFGKEPKDAEILNFVRHMMIPLLDRVSAAAEVEERQERRINPKRMARLAAKEVQNRGISTQAQEALRLELEGRKKARKSLSRQQREEMKERKRALKIQRAKQKHRGR; this is translated from the coding sequence GTGCGTTTAACAGTTTATTTTGATGGTCAATTCTGGATTGGTGTTACTGAATTTGAAGAAAGCAGTAAAATGAAGGCTTGCCGCTATATTTTTGGCAAAGAACCAAAGGACGCTGAGATTTTAAACTTTGTACGTCATATGATGATTCCGCTGTTAGATAGAGTGTCGGCGGCCGCGGAAGTTGAAGAAAGGCAGGAGCGGCGCATCAATCCGAAGCGAATGGCCCGACTGGCTGCAAAGGAAGTACAGAACCGGGGTATTTCTACGCAGGCACAAGAAGCATTACGACTGGAATTAGAAGGTCGTAAAAAAGCAAGAAAATCTCTGTCTCGTCAACAACGTGAAGAGATGAAAGAAAGAAAACGCGCTCTAAAAATACAGAGGGCAAAGCAAAAACATCGAGGTAGATAG